The following nucleotide sequence is from uncultured Draconibacterium sp..
TATGCCCGGCAACAAAACCAAAGTATCGATTGCAAACGAAGCTGCAGCTGGTGTTGCCACCAACCGGTTTTTGCGCTGGACTACGAGCTGGATTATTTAAAGGCCGCTGTAAACAAGTCTTTTGACGCTGAAACGATCTCGGGAATAGCAGAAAAAGCAAAACAAAAACAAGCCAAACTGAGCCTTTTAAAAGGCGATGATCTGATGAATGCAAAACATCCCTGCCCTCTGTTAAAAGACAAAACCTGCATGGCTTACGATGCCCGCCCGATGGCCTGCCGTATTTATCTTTCGTCAGATGTGAAAAGCTGTGTTCACTTTTATAACCACCCCGATGATAAAACCACCTACCCTGCTCTTTTGGATATGCCCATGCGCCTGGGACGAATGATGAATGAAGGATTTAAAGCGGCCCTAAAAACCAATGCTGTTGAGGCAAAAGAATATCGTATTGAAGAGAAACTAATTAAATAATTCGGCTATGAGCTTTGGAGGATCGGTACTTGCAATGATACAATCGTTACGTGCCAATGCGCGCCCCAAGCACCATGCCTATCAAAAATGGGAAGAAGGAGATAAACGTATCTTCAAAAACAAATATAAGTTGGTTTCAAAACAAGTTTCGCCGGAAGAACTTACCCGCTTAAAAACAAAATACCAAAAGGAAATAGAAAAAGATCAGAAGCGCACACTTGCTCTTACCATTTTCTCACTGGTAATCATTATTCCACTGATAACTTTTGGAATCTTTCAATTTTTCTTTAGCATCAGTCAAAAAAATTATCATCCGTATGTTTCTGAAGAAGAGAAGCAAAGGACAGAAATCACAACCGGGCAAATCAACTATTTACTTGACTCCGGTTATGAATGGCTTAATAAAAGTCATTATAAAAATGCGCGATTTCAGTTTAACCGGGTTTTAAAAATTAATCCCCAAAACAAATATGCACTTTTTGGGATGGCGGCAAGCTACGTTTACGAGTGCCAGAAAGAGCATACAAACTGCGAAAAAGCTAAAGAATTGTTACAGGATTATATTTCGAAATTTGGAAGTGATACTAAAACCGATCATTTAAGCACCATACTCACCAGTAGCAATTAAACTTCCTCAAGAGCTATTCCGGCCTCTTCAAATTTACTTTCCAGAATTTCAGGAGAAAGTGGACGGCCATTTTTTGTTAGTACCGAAGTAATACGGCCTCTTACCATCAGTTTTTCATCGGATTTACGAATTACCTCCTGTAAAAACACAATGCGCAAACGCCCTTGTTTACCAATCTTCAAACGTACTAAAAAATCGTCGCCGGGACGTAGCGGAAATTTGTATTCCAACTCGGCTTTTATTACAACAGCATCAATCCCCTCGTCATGCAATTGTGCAAAATCGAGCCCTACGTGGTTTA
It contains:
- a CDS encoding YkgJ family cysteine cluster protein, giving the protein MNTNPQFEQLEKAFFHDGYQLGMKAVEANMEQEALHQSLKEMYAAIDGLIDSLFVYARQQNQSIDCKRSCSWCCHQPVFALDYELDYLKAAVNKSFDAETISGIAEKAKQKQAKLSLLKGDDLMNAKHPCPLLKDKTCMAYDARPMACRIYLSSDVKSCVHFYNHPDDKTTYPALLDMPMRLGRMMNEGFKAALKTNAVEAKEYRIEEKLIK
- a CDS encoding acyl-CoA thioesterase; translation: MENHHFELEMQVRDYECDIQGIVNNAVYQNYLEHTRHKFLNHVGLDFAQLHDEGIDAVVIKAELEYKFPLRPGDDFLVRLKIGKQGRLRIVFLQEVIRKSDEKLMVRGRITSVLTKNGRPLSPEILESKFEEAGIALEEV